From the Cyanobacteriota bacterium genome, the window AAGGGCACCATGGAGCAAGTGCAGTGGCGTAGATAGCCTAGCGGGCAACAACTCTACTATTGACGTGTTCTATACCTTTAACACCCAAGCACGGCGATTATCACCACTGACAAAGGCAGCCGGAACAATCTCTAGATTGACACCCAATGCCTTGAAGGTAGCGCGAAT encodes:
- a CDS encoding DUF4439 domain-containing protein, which translates into the protein IRATFKALGVNLEIVPAAFVSGDNRRAWVLKV